The Miscanthus floridulus cultivar M001 chromosome 17, ASM1932011v1, whole genome shotgun sequence genome has a window encoding:
- the LOC136516483 gene encoding ABC transporter G family member 16-like yields MATSGHAAVVVDIDEPSSCGGESAAAARQLQPVLPPVPYVLRFTDLSYSVKKRGGGLMGCLPSRRPSNRLASLDAPAASSDTTTTGNTKTLLDGISGEAREGELFAVMGASGSGKSTLVDALAGRIARDSLHGGGATLNGEPLHGRRLRAISAYMMQDDLMYPMLTVRETLLFAAEFRLPRALSADRKRARVDALVDQLGLARAADTIIGDEGHRGVSGGERRRVSIGTDIIHDPIVLFLDEPTSGLDSASAFMVVQVLRRIAQSGSVVIMTIHQPSARILGILDRLLLLSRGRTVYAGTPAGLKPFFAEFGAPIPDNENPAEFALDTIREYERSPDGAAPLADFNVKWQHQHGSGASSAAVDKDSKLMPLELAIAESVSRGKLVAGSGGTGGGSAVTVPTFANPPWTEVWVLIKRSFTNTGRMPELFVMRLGTIMVTGFILATIFWRLDDTPKGVQERLGFFAMGMSTMFYVCADALPVFVQERHIYLRETAHNAYRRISYVLANAVVAFPPLVFLSLAFAVTTFWAVGLAGGASSFLFFVLVILASFWAGSGFVTFLSAVVPHVMLGYTVVVAILAYFLLFSGFFINRDRIPDYWIWFHYLSLVKYPYQAVLQNEFSDASRCFSRGVEMFDGTPIGHMTEAVKLKVLEAISKTLGTNMTATTCVTTGADVLASQAVTDIGKWKCLLVTVAWGFFFRALFYVVLLVGSKNKRK; encoded by the coding sequence ATGGCCACCTCGGGCCACGCCGCCGTGGTGGTCGACATCGACGAGCCATCCTCCTGCGGCGGCGAGTCGGCGGCGGCCGCGCGGCAGCTCCAGCCGGTGCTCCCGCCGGTGCCGTACGTGCTGCGCTTCACCGACCTCTCCTACAGCGTCAAGAAGCGCGGCGGCGGGCTGATGGGCTGCCTGCCGTCGCGCCGGCCCAGCAACCGCCTGGCGTCCTTGGACGCGCCCGCGGCGTCGTccgacaccaccaccaccggcaaCACGAAGACTCTCCTTGACGGCATCTCCGGGGAGGCGCGGGAGGGGGAGCTGTTCGCCGTCATGGGCGCGAGCGGGTCCGGCAAGTCGACGCTGGTCGACGCCCTCGCGGGGCGGATCGCGCGCGACAGCCTCCACGGCGGCGGGGCCACGCTGAACGGCGAACCCCTCCACGGGCGGCGCCTCCGCGCCATCTCCGCGTACATGATGCAGGACGACCTGATGTACCCGATGCTGACGGTGCGCGAGACGCTGCTGTTCGCCGCCGAGTTCCGCCTGCCCCGGGCGCTGTCGGCCGACCGGAAGCGCGCGCGCGTCGACGCGCTCGTGGACCAGCTCGGGCTCGCCCGCGCCGCTGACACCATCATCGGCGACGAGGGGCACCGCGGGGTGTCGGGAGGGGAGCGCCGGCGCGTGTCGATTGGGACAGATATCATCCATGACCCCATCGTCCTGTTCCTCGACGAGCCCACGTCTGGGCTGGACTCGGCTAGCGCGTTCATGGTGGTGCAGGTGCTCCGCCGCATCGCGCAGAGTGGGAGTGTTGTTATCATGACCATCCACCAGCCTAGCGCGCGTATCCTTGGTATACTTGACAGGCTCCTCCTGCTCTCGCGTGGACGCACCGTGTACGCCGGCACGCCGGCGGGGCTCAAGCCGTTCTTCGCGGAGTTTGGTGCGCCGATCCCGGACAACGAGAACCCCGCCGAGTTCGCGCTCGACACCATCCGTGAGTACGAGCGCAGCCCCGACGGCGCCGCCCCGCTCGCCGACTTCAACGTCAAGTGGCAGCACCAGCACGGCAGCGGCGCGTCGTCCGCTGCCGTGGACAAGGACAGCAAGCTGATGCCGCTGGAGCTGGCCATCGCCGAGAGCGTGTCCCGCGGGAAGCTGGTGGCCGGGAGCGGCGGGACGGGTGGCGGGAGCGCGGTGACGGTGCCGACGTTCGCCAACCCGCCGTGGACGGAGGTGTGGGTGCTCATCAAGCGCTCCTTCACCAACACGGGGCGGATGCCGGAGCTCTTCGTGATGCGGCTCGGCACCATCATGGTGACGGGCTTCATCCTGGCCACCATCTTCTGGCGTCTCGACGACACTCCCAAGGGCGTGCAGGAGCGGCTGGGGTTCTTCGCCATGGGCATGTCCACCATGTTCTACGTGTGCGCCGACGCGCTCCCGGTCTTCGTGCAGGAGCGCCACATCTACCTGCGCGAGACCGCGCACAACGCCTACCGCCGCATCTCCTACGTGCTGGCCAACGCCGTGGTCGCGTTCCCGCCTCTGGTGTTCCTGTCGCTGGCGTTCGCGGTCACCACGTTCTGGGCGGTGGGGCTGGCCGGGGGCGCCTCGTCGTTCCTCTTCTTCGTGCTCGTCATCCTCGCCTCCTTCTGGGCGGGTAGTGGCTTCGTCACCTTCCTCTCAGCGGTGGTGCCGCACGTCATGCTGGGGTACACGGTGGTCGTCGCCATCCTCGCCTACTTCCTCCTCTTCTCGGGCTTCTTCATCAACCGCGACAGGATCCCGGACTACTGGATCTGGTTCCACTACCTGTCGCTGGTGAAGTACCCGTACCAGGCGGTGCTGCAGAACGAGTTCAGCGACGCCTCCCGCTGCTTCTCGCGCGGCGTCGAGATGTTCGACGGCACGCCGATCGGGCACATgacggaggccgtcaagctcaagGTGCTGGAGGCCATCAGCAAGACGCTGGGGACCAACATGACGGCCACCACCTGCGTCACCACCGGCGCCGACGTGCTGGCGTCGCAGGCCGTCACGGATATTGGGAAATGGAAGTGCCTGCTGGTGACCGTGGCGTGGGGCTTCTTCTTCAGGGCACTCTTCTACGTGGTCTTGCTCGTTGGGAGCAAGAATAAGAGAAAGTAG
- the LOC136517832 gene encoding serine/arginine-rich splicing factor RS2Z32-like encodes MPRYDDRYGGTRLYVGRLAPRTRSRDLEYLFGRYGRIREVELKRDYAFIEFSDHRDADEARYQLDGRDVDGSRIVVEFAKGVPGGPGGSREYMGRGPPPGTGRCFNCGIDGHWARDCKAGDWKNKCYRCGERGHIERNCQNSPRSVRRERSYSRSPSPRRGRGRSPSYSRSRSRSRSQSYSRSRSLSGSPRGGRRDCEDRRSRSLSYSRSPMRSASPPPKEKERSPTPVGSRSPRSRSPQDQVMSPPPKDNDEGNGSDRGDSPKGRENSRSRSRSRSPAANGQSPSPRGDRSPSPRADHSPSSKGNGNNDDDAAARGGSPAGSKSP; translated from the exons ATGCCTCGCTATGATGACCGCTATGGAGGCACGCGCTTGTATGTTGGCAGATTGGCCCCTCGTACTCGTTCCCGCGATTTAGAATATCTGTTCGGCAGATATGGAAG AATACGAGAAGTGGAGTTGAAGCGCGACTATGCATTTATT GAGTTCAGTGATCATCGTGATGCTGATGAGGCTCGATACCAACTAGATGGCAGGGATGTTGATGGGAGTCGCATTGTTGTTGAGTTTGCCAAAGGG GTCCCAGGTGGGCCAGGTGGTTCACGTGAATATATGGGAAGAGGCCCTCCACCAGGTACAGGTCGCTGTTTCAACTGTGGAATTGATGGCCATTGGGCAAGAGACTGTAAGGCTGGTGACTGGAAAAACAAATGCTACCGTTGTGGAGAAAGAGGGCATATAGAAAGAAATTGCCAGAACAGTCCTAGGAGTGTCAG GCGTGAAAGAAGTTACTCACGGTCCCCATCTCCACGCCGTGGAAGGGGTCGCAGTCCAAGCTatagcaggagcaggagcaggagcaggagccagAGCTATAG CCGATCGAGATCCCTGTCTGGATCTCCTAGGGGAGGTCGCCGGGACTGTGAAGATAGGAGATCAAGGAGCCTTAGCTACAGCAGGAGCCCCATGCGATCTGCCTCGCCACCTCCAAAGGAAAAGGAGCGCAGCCCCACACCTGTTGGAAGCAGGAGTCCAAGGAGTCGCAGCCCCCAGGATCAGGTGATGAGCCCACCGCCAAAGGAtaatgacgaaggcaatggttcAGACCGTGGCGACAGCCCCAAAGGGAGGGAAAACAGCAGGAGCaggagccgcagccgcagccctgCAGCTAATGGGCAGAGCCCGAGTCCTAGAGGTGACCGTAGCCCAAGCCCCAGGGCTGACCATAGCCCAAGCTCCAAGGGCAATGGTAACAACGACGATGATGCTGCTGCCCGCGGTGGTTCCCCAGCAGGAAGCAAGTCACCTTGA